In one Nicotiana tomentosiformis chromosome 6, ASM39032v3, whole genome shotgun sequence genomic region, the following are encoded:
- the LOC138893683 gene encoding uncharacterized protein, producing MGLPHEDPQQHILNLLEISDTYITNKVTPDYVRLILFPFSLLGKAKRWLKAEPTNSITSWNDRARKYLARFFPSGKTAKIRNFHIDQPSQSDDLGYYQATSSASATCRLGKPVWEHLQSQLEEPPKFLLGGNQGAQNQYRPQVPQQQYRPPQAEQYTNSTSHLEEMMKEVMADQQAQTTEMMKRVMADQQAQVAAMRNLERQLGQLASAQNTRLVGALPRDTEANPKSSINDVSLRNGRQLEEVQSKRRKYVIFNEKPDTIESQSEKLKELEKPAEEAVAKEPPPLAARPPPPFPQRLRKVKDNAAYKKFLDILKQVQINIPLDILANKRRLIEFETVALTEECSLRIQSKLPQKLKDPGSFTIQISIGKHAVRRVLCDLGLMPLSVFRQLGFGEPPPTTVILQLVDRSLAHPEGVIEDVLVQVGSFIFPVDFIILDYELDQEVPFILGHLF from the exons ATGGGTCTTCCACACGAGGATCCACAACAGCATATCCTGAATTTATTAGAGATTAGTGATACTTACATCACTAACAAGGTCACTCCAGACTATGTGAGGCTTATACTTTTTCCGTTCTCTTTGTTGGGTAAAGCAAAGCGATGGTTGAAGGCAGAACCGACTAATTCtattacatcatggaatgatCGAGCAAGGAAATATTTGGCAAGGTTCTTCCCTTCAGGCAAAACTGCAAAGATTAGAA ATTTCCACATTGACCAACCAAGTCAATCAGATGACCTTGGTTATTATCAAGCAACAAGCTCAGCCAGTGCAACATGT AGGCTAGGCAAACcagtatgggaacacttacaatcacAGTTGGAGGAACCACCCAAATTTCTCTTGGGTGGAAACCAAGGTGCTCAGAATCAATACCGGCCACAAGTACCTCAACAACAATATAGACCACCTCAGGCTGAACAATATACAAACTCGACAAGTCACCTTGAGGAAATGATGAAGGAAGTTATGGCTGACCAGCAGGCCCAAACAACAGAGATGATGAAAAGAGTGATGGCTGACCAGCAGgcccaagtagcagcaatgagaAATTTGGAGCGACAATTGGGACAACTTGCCAGTGCCCAAAATACTCGACTAGTTGGAGCTCTTCCAAGAGACACTGAGGCTAATCCTAAATCATCTATTAATGATGTGTCATTGAGGAATGGGAGACAATTAGAAGAAGTCCAGTCGAAAAGGAGAAAATATGTGATTTTTAATGAGAAGCCGGACACTATAGAGTCACAATCAGAAAAATTAAAGGAGTTAGAGAAGCCAGCTGAAGAGGCAGTGGCTAAGGAACCCCCACCATTAGCTGCGAGGCCACCACCCCCATTCCCTCAAAGATTGCGGAAAGTGAAGGATAATGCCGCCTATAAAAagtttcttgatattttgaagcAAGTGCAAATCAATATTCCACTG GACATACTGGCAAATAAAAGGAGGTTGATCGAATTCGAGACTGTGGCACTCACCGAGGAATGTAGCTTAAGAATCCAAAGCAAGCTACCTCAGAAATTGAAGGATCCTggtagtttcactatccaaatCTCCATTGGTAAGCATGCAGTCAGGAGAGTTTTGTGTGATCTTGGGTTGATGCCGCTATCTGTGTTCAGACAGTTGGGCTTCGGTGAGCCGCCCCCAACAACAGTAATCTTACAATTGGTTGATCGCTCCCTTGCTCatcctgaaggagtgattgaagatgtgttagttcaagtGGGGTCTTTCATATTCCCTGTTGATTTCATTATCTTGGACTACGAACTTGATCAGGAAGTCCCATTTATTTTGGGGCATCTATTTTAG